The DNA region TTCATGGTGTCAGTGCAATAACCGCTCTCACAGCTCAGAATACATGCGAGGTTAGAGAAGTTTTTCAAATAACGTCAGATTTTATTAAGAGTCAGATTGATGTTATATTTGATGATTTTAATATTTCAGCAGCCAAAACAGGCATGTTATATTCCAGTAGTATAATATCTGCTGTAAGCGGTTATGCTAAAAAGGTGCCTTTCATTGTGGACCCTGTAATGGTTTCCACTTCAGGTGATATTTTACTTGAAGAAGAAGCTCTCAGCATACTGAAAGAAAAGTTACTGTCCAGAGCTGCTTTAATCACTCCGAATATCAGGGAAGCTGAAATTCTCACAGGAATTAAGATTAAAAATTTTGGGGATATGAAGAAAGCTTCAGAAGAGTTAAGTGTTTATGCCCCTGTCCTCCTTAAGGGTGGTCATCTCAGTGCAACTGATATTCTATTTTACGATAATAGAGTATATAAATTAAAAGGGAGATATATTGAAGGTAAATTTCATGGCACAGGATGTGCCTATTCTGCTGCAGTAACTGCCTATATTGCAAGAGATTATAATCTCGTAGATGCTGTAAAGATGTCAAAAACTTATATTCAAATCCTGATTGAAAACTCCTGCTACTCTGGAAAAGGTGCAGAAATACTTGATCCTCTTTATAATCTCAGAAGAGAAGCTGAAAAAATAGGAGTTATTGAAGAACTTTCAAAAAATGTTGAAAAACTCCTTGAAATTAAAAATATTGACATGCTTATACCTGAAGTTGGTATGAACTTTGGATATGCTCTTAAAAATCCAGAAACAACTGGAGATATTGCAGCCCTCAATGGCAGAATAGTAAAAGTTAGAGGAAAAGCCCGTACATCTGGCTGTGTTGAATTTGGTGCATCAAAACATATAGCAGGAGTTATCCTTGCAGCTTCAAAATTTTATTCTGAAATAAGAGCGTGTTTAAATATAAAATTCAGCAGAGATGTCCTTCAGGCATGCTTTAATTCCGGTCTGAGTTATGCAAGCTTTGATAGAAGAGACGAGCCACCTGGAAAAAGTACTATGGAATGGGGAACAGCCGGTGCTCTGAAGAAGGCAGTGAAAGCTGTTGATATTATATATGACAGAGGGGGTACTGGTAAGGAGGCGATGATAAGAGTGCTGGGTACAACGCCTTCTGAAATTATTGAGAAAGTTGCAGGTATAGTTGCGGAGTAAAATTAATAAACGTGAAGATTTCAATCCTTTTCCATGAATCAAGAGACTGAAACTCATCTAGAATATTCAATACGTAGAGAGAAGGTTAAAATCCCTGAAGAGCTTTATATTGATTATAAAAATACCTATATTTATCTTATACTTTCTAAAATCCAGAGGAAATTTGATGAGAAGGGCTTTCATCAGGCGTTAGCCTACCTTGTGATGATAATATTCACCTTTGATTATCTTGACCGCACAGGAAATCATAGAGAAACCAGAGAATTTTTAAAGTTCACAGGCTGGCCACTTGATAAGTACTCAGAACTTTCAGGAAAAAGCCTAGAAGATAAGATAGCTCTGGCTGTGAATATTGAATATCCCCAGCTACCTGAAGATGAAAAATCTGAGATTATAAAGATGGTGAAGGCTTCTTGGAAATGGCTGAATCTGGATAAAAATGAAACAGAAAATTTTCAAAAAATTATAGACGAAAAAAGAAGGTTATATAAGTTAATTGACACTCTCCATGATAGAGAAAGATTAAACATAATTGAATTTTTGAGAGAAAATATGGGCCCTGAAACCAGTATTGAACTTATGAATATTGGAATAGTACCTACAGAGCTTTGTGTTAATAACTGCCGCTTCTGTGTTGCAGCCTGGAAATCAAAGCCAGAGGAGAGGGGTAAAAGTATAACTCCTGAGGATTTTAAGCGTATTGCCTCGGAAGTAAAGACTTTTGCAAATAAAGAGAACCTGATAGTCACAGTAACTGGAGGTGAGCCTTTCCTCGAGCTTGATAGGCTTGAAGACCTGATTTCCAGAGCAAACTCCAGAATTGATATAACTACCAGTGGTATATGGGCATCCTCTGAAGAAAAAGCATATGAAGTTCTCAGCAGGATTGATAGAGCTATAAAGAAAAATACAAATAAAAACTTTCATCTATCCCTTCAGCTTAGTTTAGATGCCTTCCACCAGGAGGTTTTCCATGATGAAAGAGGAAATTATTATCAGAATGTGCCTGTTGAATATCTGATTAATGTTATCAATGTTATACAGAAGAAAATCCCTGAAATTGAACTTGTTCTCCTTACAAAGCTATCTGT from archaeon BMS3Bbin15 includes:
- the thiD gene encoding hydroxymethylpyrimidine/phosphomethylpyrimidine kinase, which gives rise to MFYIIYNTFYSLLNIFFLLKRKDLKAQINHNKFMEKKICLTIAGSDSGGGAGIQQDLKTFAALDVHGVSAITALTAQNTCEVREVFQITSDFIKSQIDVIFDDFNISAAKTGMLYSSSIISAVSGYAKKVPFIVDPVMVSTSGDILLEEEALSILKEKLLSRAALITPNIREAEILTGIKIKNFGDMKKASEELSVYAPVLLKGGHLSATDILFYDNRVYKLKGRYIEGKFHGTGCAYSAAVTAYIARDYNLVDAVKMSKTYIQILIENSCYSGKGAEILDPLYNLRREAEKIGVIEELSKNVEKLLEIKNIDMLIPEVGMNFGYALKNPETTGDIAALNGRIVKVRGKARTSGCVEFGASKHIAGVILAASKFYSEIRACLNIKFSRDVLQACFNSGLSYASFDRRDEPPGKSTMEWGTAGALKKAVKAVDIIYDRGGTGKEAMIRVLGTTPSEIIEKVAGIVAE
- the queE_1 gene encoding 7-carboxy-7-deazaguanine synthase, encoding MNQETETHLEYSIRREKVKIPEELYIDYKNTYIYLILSKIQRKFDEKGFHQALAYLVMIIFTFDYLDRTGNHRETREFLKFTGWPLDKYSELSGKSLEDKIALAVNIEYPQLPEDEKSEIIKMVKASWKWLNLDKNETENFQKIIDEKRRLYKLIDTLHDRERLNIIEFLRENMGPETSIELMNIGIVPTELCVNNCRFCVAAWKSKPEERGKSITPEDFKRIASEVKTFANKENLIVTVTGGEPFLELDRLEDLISRANSRIDITTSGIWASSEEKAYEVLSRIDRAIKKNTNKNFHLSLQLSLDAFHQEVFHDERGNYYQNVPVEYLINVINVIQKKIPEIELVLLTKLSVYPDPLVQLILRLEENGYTVSLGEKFYKEGIEIPIIEGSDIITKPALLKAYMYLVPRGTTEQEVQPILIFYTAVESIGKASALEEFEFPGFRREVKQFLEGKFTEPLPLIGIEVSDDGLVYPGAHSLYTWSIGDMLHESLDEIYDRIKYDPLVRALNTSPYLIVKIAMEAEELELERESSPLAVVYKALERPELRLYITKRLLQELPEYNPFIEKLRIPEREYLLRDYKNAVKNNTDI